CTGCATCACCCGAACTCCTTCCCTTAAAGCCGCAATTTTCGCAGGCGACTGCATGAACGTGGCTATATTCTCGCGAACGTAAACACTACTTGTTTGTGCGTTGGCTTTATTAACAAGACTGCTAATAAGTGGTACACTCCCTACACCAGCTGCTCCAGCAGATAAAAAGCTGAGTAGCCTTAAAACTTCACGCCGAGAAAAATTAGAAGGCATAAACTCCTCCAAAATATTCTTTTAATTTGTGTATAAAAGCAGTTGCATTCACGCACGCTTTATTGATTGAGTGCGTCAGCTTATAGTATTTCTTTAGAGAAAAACTGAAACTTATTTACTTGATAGTTGGCAAAAAATTAATTAGGTAGCAGGAATTTTATCTCTATGCTTCAAACAGGAGAAGATGACACCAAGAGATGGTATTCAGAGGCTATCTTTTACTATTTAGGCTTCGACAATAAGCTACAGGCAAGCATAATAAATAAATTCTTTTGAGAGTATTTAGTATGTCAGCTGAAATTTATTCAGCATAGGGATATTGATTCAATTAACTACGAAATGTAGCAATAATAATAGGTAAGTTGCCTACCCCTCACTTACCCTCTGTTCAACAGTTCTGGCACTGAAGACACTTGTCATCTTTATAGTTTGCTGACAATAAAAGCTTATTAACATCCTTACCCTCCCTCTTAGGAAGAAACGTAATTATATGTATGCAGAGAATACCAATATAAGCAATATCTTTGTATTGAACCTTTCTTTAGTTCATTTTTATAAGTGAGAAGCTACCTATAAAAATGGTATTTGAAACTTTTTGATTTATAGTTTCAATCTGCTTGAACTTAAGATAAAGAAACCGTGAAAAATAAGATAGAGTTTTTGCCTATTTTTACTATAACTTTATGTCTTGAGTACTTATAGCGAATCTTATTAAAGTTTTAATAAAGAAACATACAAATTTGCACAAATTGATTTGAAAGAGGTGAGTACATCAGTGAGTTTTTTAAAAACTTCATAAAGTATTATGAATATGTATTATTTCAATATTAAACACAGTATTTTATAGTGGGTTTCTACTAATTTTTCTATGTTGTTTCCACTGTGATGTTGACATCAACGAGCTAGCATTTTGCTCTTGCTGACGTCGCTGTAAGATAATACTTGCTGGATCGCTGAGTTGTGGATCGCGGTAGGGAATTGCAGCGCGAGTGAGGAGATGCTCTTGTTCTTCTGACGATAATGCAGGTAAATCAATAACCCAAGCTGCTACTGTACCTGGCGATCGCCTACCCACTGGTGGTGTCGAACCAATTTTTAATCCAGCTTGAATTAATGCTGTTCGTACCGCAGCCGCACACGAATAAGTCGCTAACCGTCCATCAGGGGCTAGACATAAAGCAACCTGCTGAAGAAATTCTACTGTCCATAGTTGCGGGCAATGTGGTGGTGAGAAGGGATCGAGAAAAATTGCCTCAGCTTGAAACTGGGCTTGATGCAATTGTTGAATTGTCTTTCTGGCATCACCGATAATCAGTTCGGCTTTAAGATTATTCGTTTGTATTTGTTGTTCGGTTGCTAATTGAGTGAGGAGTTGCGGTACAGGCTGACACCAAGATTGCAGTAGTTTGTGAGCGATCGCCGCTTGTGGTACACCAAGATTAGACTCTAGTGCGATGACCTCAACCGAACAACTAGGATTAATTTGCCAAATGGTTGCCAAAGCAGCTGCAGTGTTGTAGCCCAAACCATAGCAGATGTCTAATAATCGCAGTCGAGGTTGCAAGGCTTTTTGTTGAAGTTGAGTCGGTTCGACAAACTTTTTTTCAGCTTCCTGACGCGCCCCGTATTGACTGTGAAACGCTTCGTCAAATTCTTGAGAGAAAAATGTAAATGAGCCATCGGCTGTGGGTTGAGGAATAAATGTTGCTTCTGGCATGATGCTGAGGTTAGTTTTAATATTTGTTAGGCATAAAATATCTGTAATGATACTTTCTGGTAGTGCTACGGTGCTTTCATTATTCTCAACATGACTAATTCTAAATCAGTAGTTTCTGCCACATGGTTGTTTGAACACTTGGAAGCTCCTCAAGTCGCGATCGTCGATTGTCGTTTTTCGCTTGCAGATCCTCAATTTGGTCGCCAACAATATCACAAAAGTCACATCCCTGGAGCATTTTACCTAGATTTAAACCAAGATCTCTCTAGCCCCGTAGCGCAACACGGCGGGCGTCATCCTTTACCCGATCCAGAAAAGTTGGCGCACAAGTTATCGCAGATGGGTATAACTCCACAAACGCTCGTTGTTGCTTATGATGATTCGCGCTTTGCATTTGCGGCGCGCTTGTGGTGGCTACTACGCTACTTAGGACACACTCAAGTAGCCGTTTTGAATGGTGGATTCAAAGGTTGGCTAGCAAGCGGTTATCCTGTTACTGATACAATCCCTGAATCAGAACCAGGTAACTTTGTGCCACAAGAACACGCTGATCAGGTAGTAGATATTACAGCAGTTAAAGCTCGCAAAGATCTTCCTAATGTCATTCTCGTCGATTCTCGCGAAAGCGATCGCTATTTGGGAGAACGCGAACCAATTGATCCGATTGCAGGTCATATTCCTGGTGCAGTAAATTATCCTTGGCAAGAAG
This genomic interval from Gloeocapsopsis sp. IPPAS B-1203 contains the following:
- a CDS encoding MnmC family methyltransferase — encoded protein: MPEATFIPQPTADGSFTFFSQEFDEAFHSQYGARQEAEKKFVEPTQLQQKALQPRLRLLDICYGLGYNTAAALATIWQINPSCSVEVIALESNLGVPQAAIAHKLLQSWCQPVPQLLTQLATEQQIQTNNLKAELIIGDARKTIQQLHQAQFQAEAIFLDPFSPPHCPQLWTVEFLQQVALCLAPDGRLATYSCAAAVRTALIQAGLKIGSTPPVGRRSPGTVAAWVIDLPALSSEEQEHLLTRAAIPYRDPQLSDPASIILQRRQQEQNASSLMSTSQWKQHRKISRNPL
- a CDS encoding sulfurtransferase, with product MTNSKSVVSATWLFEHLEAPQVAIVDCRFSLADPQFGRQQYHKSHIPGAFYLDLNQDLSSPVAQHGGRHPLPDPEKLAHKLSQMGITPQTLVVAYDDSRFAFAARLWWLLRYLGHTQVAVLNGGFKGWLASGYPVTDTIPESEPGNFVPQEHADQVVDITAVKARKDLPNVILVDSRESDRYLGEREPIDPIAGHIPGAVNYPWQEVSDAQGYLRSLSEQQQRWEKLQEEKAKEIIVYCGSGVTACVNLLSLELAGIDTGKLYAGSWSDWCSYQLAEGKLGE